In Leptospira congkakensis, one DNA window encodes the following:
- a CDS encoding DUF2200 domain-containing protein has product MEPSAKHHERMAEMTFASVYPLYLTKIEKKGRTKKELDQVIEWLTSFDTKKINELIKENVTFESFFAKAKLHKNAEQIKGMICGYRIEEIENPLTRNVRYLDKLVDELAKGKTMEKILRNGSK; this is encoded by the coding sequence ATGGAACCAAGCGCAAAACACCACGAAAGAATGGCAGAAATGACCTTTGCTTCTGTCTACCCTCTTTACCTTACCAAGATTGAAAAAAAAGGGAGAACCAAAAAGGAATTAGACCAAGTGATTGAATGGTTAACTTCTTTTGATACAAAAAAGATAAACGAACTCATCAAAGAAAATGTGACCTTTGAAAGTTTCTTCGCCAAAGCTAAATTACATAAAAACGCAGAACAAATCAAAGGAATGATTTGTGGTTACCGCATCGAAGAAATTGAAAATCCCCTAACACGAAACGTGCGATATCTAGACAAACTTGTGGATGAACTAGCTAAGGGAAAAACGATGGAAAAAATTTTACGAAATGGATCAAAGTAA